A window of Primulina tabacum isolate GXHZ01 chromosome 4, ASM2559414v2, whole genome shotgun sequence contains these coding sequences:
- the LOC142541948 gene encoding secreted RxLR effector protein 161-like, giving the protein MSIWRRIVENKFLNWNTKIIGSLMYITNCTRPDIACAVNNLCRFTSNPSDAHWKALTKVLRYLKHTSEYGLNYTRYPAVLEGYCDANWISDTHDSKLTSGYVFSNGGGAVSWRSSKQTCIARSTMESEFIALDKATEEAEWLRNFLEDIPLYKSSASDLDTFATDSRQLQGHKTVCTMASLDTYVEDIILCDS; this is encoded by the coding sequence ATGTCCATTTGGCGAAGAATCGTGGAGAACAAGTTTCTCAACTGGAATACTAAAATTATTGGAAGCCTTATGTACATCACCAATTGTACTAGACCTGACATCGCTTGTGCGGTTAACAATTTATGTCGGTTTACAAGTAATCCTAGTGATGCACACTGGAAGGCGTTGACAAAGGTGCTTAGATATTTAAAGCACACCTCAGAATATGGACTAAATTACACAAGGTATCCTGCAGTACTTGAAGGATACTGTGATGCAAATTGGATTTCTGATACCCATGACTCCAAATTAACCAGCGGCTATGTATTTAGCAATGGTGGAGGAGCAGTTTCTTGGAGGTCATCGAAACAAACTTGCATTGCTAGATCTACCATGGAATCGGAGTTCATAGCGCTAGATAAAGCTACAGAAGAAGCTGAATGGCTTCGCAACTTTCTAGAGGACATTCCATTGTACAAGTCCAGTGCCAGCGATCTTGATACATTTGCGACAGACAGTCGGCAATTGCAAGGGCACAAAACAGTATGTACAATGGCAAGTCTCGACACATACGTCGAAGACATAATACTGTGCGACAGTTGA